The genomic segment acacacacacacacacacacatatatatatatatatatatatatatatatatatatatatatatatatatatatatataatgcatgtatatgactatatatataaatagatatacacataaatatatgtaaacatatagttTTATGTATACTTTCCTGctctcacacgcactctctcccactccccataaAACCCGACACACAGCCTCAAGCACGGGCGCGTGTGACTCAGGCCTCTCCCGAAGATGCGCAGTGAGGTCCGCAGGATCCCCAGGGAAGCTCCCTCCAGGAACCCGCGGCGTCCAGGGGCTTCGCTCGCTCTCGGCCGAGCTGCACATCCCCGGGGTGGGCTTTCATCTCGCATATTTATCTTgcacattttattttatcattctatcttgCATTCCCTTGCTTCGCAGCGGTTTCTTCCTGTGTTTTCCCTTTGGAAtggttctgtttcattctgttttattttgatttgtggctttcatttgcataaatacatatacacatacgcacacacatacacatacatacgcacacacttacacacatatgcgcacacacatacacacatatacacacaagcacacgcatacacacgcacacacacgcctacacaaatacacatacacacaaggacacgcacacacacaaacacacacgtactgatgtacatgtgtgtgtgtatgtgtgtgtgtgtgtatatatatatatatatatatatatatatatatatatatatatatatatataaatatatatatatatatatatatatatatatatatatatatatatatatatatatatatatatatgtatatatataaatagtgcacacacacacacacacacacacacacacacacacacacacacacacacacacacacatatatatatatatatgtatatatatatatatatatatatatatatatatatatatatatatatatatacatatatatataagtgtgtgtgtgtgtgtgaattatgtgtgtgtgtgtgtgctttcacagcttatatatgtgtatatatatatatatatatatatatatatatatatatatatatatatatatatatatgtgtgtgtgtgtgtgtgtgtgtgtgtgtgtgtgtgtgtgtgtgtgtgtgtgtgtgtgtgtgtgtgtgtgtgtgtgtgtgtgtgtgtgtgtgtgtgttatatacagtCTACATATTCAAAGGTATACCTTTCAAATGGAgtatttgttatgattatgatgatacttttTACTTCATCTACCATTGTTAGAAAGACTACCGTTATAGCCAATTCTATCAATAACTAATGGAATTTATACCGGAATCTACCTTTTGTAAGCATTATGGAACggatgttatatttattttaccGATATCTAACTTATTAATGATTTCCGTTACGAGTGTGACTTACACAAACCTCTTGTAGTTAGCGCACGCCACTGCACAGGCCTTATGGTATGCGTGTGTCCTTGTGTTTATATGAGCACCTGTTCGTTTTCTGAGGCTGATTCTGCTCAAATTCTGGTATTCGGATATAGTAATTCGTTTACTAATTAGGTCTATATAGAACATTGGACTATATGCCTCTGATCTTTTGAAAAGGAAAGTGAAGGtctatgaaatgaaagaaaaatccgTAAACCAGATTTATGGCCGGTTGGTAAGATTttccgacccagtgaatattcattacatggatatacatacaaaaagaagTAAATGCATATCAACGAGtccagacatgcatatcaaccggacagatagacataaaataAAGTATATTTTTCAGATGTTATAGATATCTGAAAGATACGTGACGACTGGCAGATAGGCAGGAAGAAAGAtttcatacatgtgtatatatattttaaaataattccTTCAAATTCCACAAAATAACGCTGACTGCCTCATGATTATATATCTTTCAGTTTGCCATACAGTGTCCTTTCCTCGTGTATATTTTCGGCGTTGTTATAACAGAGATTGGACCTCAAAGGCACTACAACTGTTGTTCATGAGCTCGAGTTTTGGCGGTCTGATAGGACTTCGGTAGCGAGTTGACGTTGAAAGGAGTAGCCTCGTTATCGGCCTCCAACCCTTTTGCCAACCGCCTGCGAGGGCGCTTTGAAATGTAGGCCTATCTCTCTGCTCCTGACAGTGagaatgtgtgtggtgtgtgtgtgtgtgtgtgtgtgtgtgtgtgtgtgtgtgtgtgtgtgtgtgtgtgtgtgtgtgtgtgtgtggtgtgtgtgtgtgtgtggtgtgtgtgtgtgtgtgtgtgtgtgtgtgtgtgtgtgtgtgcgtgtgtgtatgtttgtgtgcgtgtgtgtgtctgtgtctgtgtgcgtgtgtgtgtttgtgtgcatgtgtgtgcctgtgtctgtgcgcgcgcgcgtgtgtgtgtgtgtttgtatgtgtgtgtggtgtgtctgcgtgtgcgtgtgcgtgtgtatgtgtatgtgtgtgtgtgtgtgcgtgtgcgtgtgcgtgtgcgtgtatgtgtgcgtgtgcgtgggtgtgtgtgtgtgtgtgtgtgtgtgtgtgtgtgtgtgtgtgtacatgtatgcacaaaATTTTGGTGTGtattataatagatatacatgatcatgataatacgcACATGAACATGCGTAAGTTACCTTATGCATGTATACAGCCATACATGAGTAGATTGATAGTCACACATAttaagagagaatagagatacgCGAGCAAAAAAGTGTCTGTACGTCTGTACTTCATCTTATCGTTGCATCAGGTTTGTTTGCCCTGTTACCATGGGTCCCAagatcgagtgagagagagagaggggagcgatagCTAGATAATCAGACCAGATATCGCTCCGTGATTTATTTTATTCGACAGGTACCGCAGAAGTCTCGACCAAATTCGAGCTTAAGATTCACTCGTTCGATCTCCGTCTCAAGTACTTTGCAGGAACCATGAATTCCTCGCGTTCGAATCTGCTTTTGTTTCCGTTCTTGTTGTTAATTGCGTTCAGGCTCAGGCGGGTTCAGGGTTCAGCAGAGACGTTGATAGAAGAGGCAATGGAAGAGTTGAATGTTTGGCTAAACTCTGACGCATCCGAGAAGTACAGGCATCTGTTATCAGGTTAGGTTTTTTCCGTTAGtattcccacttttctctctgaATAGAACGATGAACTGTATGTaatctttacatatatttacatatatattttcatatataagtgtatattctTGTATCCTTCTAGTCGAATGCCCTCCGCCATATTTTCGAGTCATGTCGGAGTGTTTTTACGTGCACACAAACCACCATCTCTCCTGGACCCAAGCAAGGACCTTTTGCCAGGGAATGGCAGGAGACTTGGCCCAGCCACGTCACCTCAACGCCCTCCTCGCCGTAGTGGCTGAGAAGTACAGTGAGTGTCATCCTTTTACGTGTTAATATGAGTGagactgtcagagagagagagagagagagagagagagagagagagagagagagagagagagagacagacagacagacagacagacagtcagagagggcgaaagagagagaggaagag from the Penaeus vannamei isolate JL-2024 chromosome 33, ASM4276789v1, whole genome shotgun sequence genome contains:
- the LOC113810044 gene encoding collectin-11 isoform X1 — translated: MNSSRSNLLLFPFLLLIAFRLRRVQGSAETLIEEAMEELNVWLNSDASEKYRHLLSVECPPPYFRVMSECFYVHTNHHLSWTQARTFCQGMAGDLAQPRHLNALLAVVAEKYKSGPSHLWLGASDLETEGTFRWLSGDLVTSGWRENQPDDAEGDEDCLEMWTAKFPSLSDKQCHLNSAFICQCIEYLAIENT
- the LOC113810044 gene encoding collectin-11 isoform X2; this translates as MNSSRSNLLLFPFLLLIAFRLRRVQGSAETLIEEAMEELNVWLNSDASEKYRHLLSVECPPPYFRVMSECFYVHTNHHLSWTQARTFCQGMAGDLAQPRHLNALLAVVAEKYKSGPSHLWLGASDLETEGTFRWLSGDLVTSGWRENQPDDAEGDEDCLEMWTAKFPSLSDKQCHLNSAFICQCIGIHQHRP